A genomic window from Montipora capricornis isolate CH-2021 chromosome 8, ASM3666992v2, whole genome shotgun sequence includes:
- the LOC138013747 gene encoding uncharacterized protein, whose protein sequence is MLSLRASKDTNAEPPAKQKSTGRDEKPTDSQSHITRSKANCQKNKTNLHEPTSTVPLAGYRICDFGKLQKDLDKCQFCDQGPLSLFNVMAEKKFGISSTFAIQCSICSQTNHISTSKQHRAGSRGPKAFDANTRVALAALDNGIGFSHVNSILTALDIPNMTRKTYKVREREVGKIAEGVAKATCKVMFDKECELVKENGGTVDTDGLLPLSVSYDMGWSKRGRAHNSLTGHGAVMGSLTGKALDFTTRNKFCRTCQSASQTGGNPKPHDCRVNHQTSSKSMEPLGAVELFKRAPVQSNNPAKYAVFIGDDDCSTLSKIREEVVYHVEKWSDTVHAKRTLINHLHKLKCETSFPRGESALSNKVIDYLGKCFSYSVAQNAGNTDGMQKAIRLIVPHAFGNHEHCLESWCGYKQDPTSYKHRDLPFGKDLVGKSLRRSLEEVFEIYSSENVIKKLAHNASSQRNESLNSTIGSKNPKIRFYGGSESADQRVACSVAQKNMGKQYLLNVLQSANINPGCTMTSQVSKMDYERKQDQLRKQSKDFKKKRKQLRNVRSSKDSRLESRDGTVYESGSTLSLDPEVIIAASIQKAEIYQFEQQVPQFCFRKPRRYQTFNPGFEYNFVIYYTETNCGGKKAELVELSAFCHGTGDSFTKFVLPQHDINIYVSNINKFRIASFGNERVLHRNGFALQTVSLPECLLSFANFLKSTSATIKNATSKPVKILLIGHNANAFDTPLLIRSIAKYTETEPKFKELDLKFADSLVLIRHLLKENNQLLRKTDGSIPKVNLRDIYKCLFQSEFDNSHQGLADVMALDKVLFQSKLELTTEQIVNNSNTMILSTVQEDVQYLDKAHERLLTFNNSLYDDSDNSIIKKSLAKKLADSGLSFSDLRKLYSSTGPRGVAALLANPPSTSKGKSPRGTKCCITLQKIINFLKTLT, encoded by the exons ATGCTTTCCTTACGTGCGAGTAAGGATACAAATGCCGAACCTCCAGCGAAACAAAAAAGCACTGGAAGAGACGAGAAACCAACAGATAGCCAG AGCCACATCACCAGGAGCAAGGCCAATTGCCAAAAGAACAAGACTAATCTTCATGAACCTACTTCAACAGTGCCCTTGGCAGGATACAGAATTTGTGACTTTGGAAAACTTCAAAAAGATCTTGACAAATGCCAATTCTGTGACCAAG GACCACTTTCTTTGTTCAATGTTATGGCTGAAAAGAAGTTTGGTATTTCAAGCACTTTTGCTATTCAGTGCAGTATCTGTTCCCAGACAAACCACATTTCAACCAGCAAACAACACCGTGCAGGTTCCAGGGGACCCAAAGCATTTGATGCCAACACAAGAGTAGCTTTAGCTGCACTTGACAACGGTATTGGTTTTTCCCATGTCAACTCAATCTTAACAGCCCTTGACATACCAAATATGACTAGGAAAACATACAAGGTAAGAGAGCGCGAGGTTGGGAAGATAGCGGAAGGGGTGGCAAAGGCAACATGCAAAGTGATGTTTGATAAGGAATGTGAACTGGTGAAGGAAAACGGCGGCACTGTGGATACTGATGGTCTCTTACCCTTGTCTGTATCATATGACATGGGATGGTCCAAACGAGGTCGTGCACACAATTCCCTGACAGGTCATGGTGCGGTAATGGGCTCATTAACTGGGAAAGCACTGGACTTTACAACTAGAAACAAATTCTGTCGAACATGCCAGTCTGCCAGTCAAACTGGAGGCAATCCTAAACCTCATGATTGCAGAGTTAACcatcaaacatcatcaaaatcaatGGAACCCCTAGGTGCAGTTGAATTATTTAAGAGAGCACCAGTACAGAGCAACAACCCTGCAAAGTATGCAGTGTTTATTGGTGATGATGATTGCTCAACACTGTCAAAAATAAGAGAAGAAGTTGTTTATCATGTGGAAAAATGGTCTGATACTGTGCATGCTAAGCGAACATTAATTAACCATTTGCACAAATTGAAATGTGAAACATCGTTCCCCCGGGGTGAATCAGCATTATCAAACAAAGTCATAGATTACTTAGGAAAATGTTTCAGCTATAGTGTAGCACAGAATGCAGGGAACACCGATGGTATGCAAAAGGCAATAAGGTTAATTGTTCCTCATGCCTTTGGGAATCACGAACACTGCTTAGAATCCTGGTGTGGGTACAAACAAGACCCAACAAGCTACAAACACAGGGACTTACCCTTTGGTAAAGATCTTGTAGGAAAAAGTCTAAGAAGATCACTGGAagaagtttttgaaatttatagtAGTGAAAATGTCATCAAGAAGCTAGCACACAATGCATCttcacaaagaaatgaaagccTGAACAGTACTATAGGTTCCAAAAACCCCAAAATACGTTTTTATGGAGGTAGCGAGAGTGCCGACCAGAGAGTGGCATGTTCTGTTGCACAGAAAAATATGGGTAAACAATATCTCTTGAATGTTTTGCAATCAGCAAATATTAACCCGGGGTGCACCATGACAAGTCAGGTTTCGAAAATGGATTATGAAAGGAAGCAAGACCAACTTCGGAAACAAAGCAAGGATTTCAAGAAAAAGCGAAAGCAGCTTAGAAATGTGCGTTCTAGCAAGGACAGTAGACTTGAATCACGAGATGGAACTGTGTACGAGTCAGGCAGTACTTTATCCCTGGATCCTGAAGTAATAATTGCTGCTAGcattcaaaaagctgaaatctaTCAGTTTGAACAACAAGTACCCCAGTTTTGCTTTAGGAAACCTAGAAGATACCAGACATTTAACCCTGGTTTTGAATACAACTTTGTCATTTACTACACAGAAACAAATTGTGGTGGCAAAAAAGCCGAGCTCGTCGAATTATCTGCTTTTTGTCACGGCACTGGCGATTCGTTTACGAAATTTGTCTTGCCTCAACATGATATTAATATATATGTAAGTAATATCAACAAGTTTCGCATTGCATCGTTCGGCAATGAACGCGTACTCCACAGAAATGGTTTCGCTTTACAAACCGTTTCTCTTCCAGAATGTTTACTGTCTTTCGCTAACTTCCTGAAATCCACAAGTGCCACAATCAAAAACGCAACATCAAAacctgtaaaaatattgctcatAGGACACAACGCAAACGCATTTGACACACCATTGCTCATACGAAGCATCGCCAAGTATACAGAAACGGAACCCAAATTCAAAGAACTGGACTTGAAATTCGCGGACAGTTTAGTCTTGATCAGGCATCTTCTAAAGGAAAACAACCAGTTGCTCCGTAAAACAGATGGATCGATTCCAAAAGTAAACCTGCGAGATATCTACAAGTGTCTATTTCAGAGCGAATTTGATAATTCCCATCAAGGCTTAGCCGATGTCATGGCTTTAGACAAAGTGTTGTTTCAGTCAAAACTCGAATTGACAACAGAACAAATCGTGAACAAcagtaacacgatgattctgtcAACAGTCCAGGAAGATGTCCAGTATCTTGACAAAGCCCACGAAAGACTTCTCACGTTCAACAACAGTCTCTACGACGACTCTGATAATTCAATCATCAAGAAAAGTCTTGCTAAAAAACTTGCAGACTCTGGTTTGTCATTTTCTGACTTGAGGAAACTGTATTCGTCGACTGGACCACGAGGTGTCGCTGCTCTGCTGGCAAATCCGCCTTCGACATCCAAAGGAAAATCGCCACGAGGTACCAAGTGCTGCATAACATTGCAGAAGATAATCAACTTCCTCAAGACATTAACTTGA